In a genomic window of Microterricola viridarii:
- a CDS encoding DoxX family protein — MTIALWIATGVLAALYLLAGFMKATTPYETIGTKMPWVNSFKPSQVKTIGVLEVLGGLGLVLPQATGILPWLTVVAAFALVLVQIVAAVVHVRRREFSSLPINGVLAVFALAVGVLWLV, encoded by the coding sequence ATGACCATCGCACTCTGGATCGCCACCGGCGTCCTCGCCGCCCTCTACCTGCTGGCCGGGTTCATGAAGGCCACGACGCCCTACGAGACGATCGGCACGAAGATGCCGTGGGTGAACAGCTTCAAGCCGAGCCAGGTGAAGACCATCGGCGTGCTCGAGGTCCTCGGCGGCCTGGGCCTCGTCCTGCCGCAGGCAACCGGGATCCTGCCGTGGCTCACGGTCGTCGCCGCCTTCGCACTCGTCCTCGTGCAGATCGTGGCCGCCGTCGTGCACGTGCGCCGCCGGGAGTTCTCCTCGCTGCCGATCAACGGCGTGCTCGCCGTCTTCGCACTGGCCGTCGGGGTGCTCTGGCTCGTCTAA
- a CDS encoding winged helix-turn-helix transcriptional regulator has product MAETGIDGTLEDRGPCSAGHSGSGLIKDVLARIGDKWSLLVIGMLDAGPQRFTALHRNVTGISHRMLTHTLRQLQRDGLVSRTSYPEIPPRVEYEVTPLGRTLIEPVLGLVRWADAHHDEIQQSRAAYDAEL; this is encoded by the coding sequence ATGGCTGAGACAGGCATCGATGGGACCCTGGAGGACCGGGGGCCGTGCAGCGCCGGCCATTCGGGCAGCGGCCTGATCAAGGACGTGCTGGCCCGCATCGGCGACAAGTGGAGCCTGCTCGTCATCGGCATGCTCGACGCCGGCCCGCAGCGCTTCACCGCGCTTCACCGCAACGTGACCGGCATCTCGCACCGCATGCTCACCCACACCCTGCGCCAGCTACAGCGCGACGGGCTCGTCTCGCGCACCAGCTACCCCGAGATTCCGCCGCGCGTCGAGTACGAGGTCACGCCGCTCGGGCGCACCCTGATCGAGCCGGTGCTCGGCCTCGTGCGCTGGGCGGATGCCCACCACGACGAGATCCAGCAGAGCAGGGCGGCGTACGACGCGGAGCTCTGA
- a CDS encoding SRPBCC domain-containing protein: protein MSPKPTGRFAHRDDGLYLLLDRLFAAPIADVWFSLTNPHEMEKWIGTYTGQPYTGGVKFRMTSEPEAEWEYVSILECHAPHSFLAESREGPDKMRVFCHLTEAGGLTTLTLGQRLHNPTEAATMGPGWDYYLDRLIAARAGKTLPEWEHYYPAHASYYKELVVPGKSA, encoded by the coding sequence ATGTCACCCAAGCCCACCGGACGATTCGCCCACCGCGATGACGGCCTCTACCTGCTGCTGGACCGGCTCTTCGCCGCACCGATCGCGGACGTCTGGTTCAGCCTGACGAATCCGCACGAGATGGAGAAGTGGATCGGCACCTACACCGGGCAGCCGTACACGGGCGGGGTCAAGTTCCGCATGACCAGCGAGCCGGAGGCCGAGTGGGAGTACGTGAGCATCCTGGAGTGCCACGCCCCGCACAGCTTCCTGGCCGAGTCGCGGGAGGGGCCGGACAAGATGCGCGTGTTCTGCCACCTCACCGAGGCCGGCGGCCTGACCACGCTGACCCTCGGCCAGCGCCTGCACAACCCCACTGAGGCCGCGACCATGGGCCCCGGCTGGGACTACTACCTCGACCGGCTGATCGCCGCCCGTGCGGGCAAGACGCTGCCGGAGTGGGAGCACTACTACCCCGCGCACGCCAGCTATTACAAGGAGCTGGTGGTTCCCGGCAAGAGCGCGTAG
- a CDS encoding AI-2E family transporter, producing MPRGTIVHRARAEQHNPKPSMFHEHPLRWGFTVTIGVLIALVLALTLFNLSSVLISVFAALFIALGLDPLLRWFQKLGLPRGWAIVTVIALIVGLIATILLIVIPFLVGQIQEFVRTVPAQFAALESSGWFAQLDERTGGVIGNITDWAQKTISDPKFWATIGGGALQVGVAVTDAVSSAFFVAVLTIWFVAGLDTMKIAAYSLVAASHREVFSGYANRILDSVGRYLSGMVVLAFINSVFSVIVLSLVGVSFAFIVGVIVFFITLIPLIGTVITTAFMTVIALFVSPTAALITLISMLIYMQVEAYILTPRVMSKAVQVPGSIVLISALAGGTLAGLGGALVAIPISAGIILLIREVLIPAKARS from the coding sequence ATGCCACGCGGAACGATCGTGCACCGCGCACGCGCAGAGCAGCACAACCCGAAGCCGAGCATGTTCCACGAGCACCCGCTGCGCTGGGGCTTCACGGTGACGATCGGCGTGCTCATCGCGCTGGTGCTCGCGCTCACGCTGTTCAACCTCAGCTCGGTGCTGATCTCGGTTTTCGCCGCGCTGTTCATCGCCCTCGGGCTCGACCCACTGCTGCGTTGGTTCCAGAAGCTCGGGCTGCCGCGGGGCTGGGCGATCGTCACCGTGATCGCGCTCATCGTCGGGCTGATCGCCACGATCCTGCTCATCGTGATCCCGTTCCTGGTCGGTCAGATCCAGGAATTCGTGCGCACAGTGCCCGCGCAGTTCGCTGCGCTGGAGTCGAGCGGCTGGTTCGCCCAGCTCGACGAACGCACCGGCGGCGTCATCGGCAACATCACCGACTGGGCCCAGAAGACGATCTCCGACCCGAAGTTCTGGGCGACGATCGGCGGCGGGGCGCTGCAGGTGGGCGTCGCCGTGACGGATGCCGTGAGCAGCGCCTTCTTCGTCGCGGTGCTCACCATCTGGTTCGTGGCGGGCCTCGACACCATGAAGATCGCCGCCTACTCGCTCGTCGCGGCATCCCACCGTGAGGTGTTCAGCGGGTACGCCAACAGGATCTTGGACTCGGTCGGACGCTACCTGAGCGGCATGGTCGTGCTGGCGTTCATCAACTCGGTGTTCAGCGTGATCGTGCTCAGCCTGGTCGGCGTGAGCTTCGCGTTCATCGTCGGCGTCATCGTGTTCTTCATCACGCTGATCCCGCTCATCGGTACGGTCATCACGACGGCGTTCATGACGGTCATCGCGCTCTTCGTCTCGCCGACGGCGGCACTGATCACCCTGATCTCGATGCTGATCTACATGCAGGTGGAGGCGTACATCCTCACCCCGCGCGTGATGAGCAAGGCGGTGCAGGTGCCCGGCTCGATCGTGCTGATCTCGGCCCTCGCCGGCGGCACGCTGGCCGGCCTCGGCGGCGCGCTCGTGGCGATCCCGATCTCGGCCGGCATCATCCTGCTGATCCGCGAGGTGCTGATCCCGGCGAAGGCCCGCAGCTAG
- a CDS encoding heavy metal translocating P-type ATPase — translation MQNETRHGADDAHTSHASHEMTGHYPGSHEHGAHDMAAHEHAGHDMSGHAGHDMDDHAVHSHGEHAGHSVAMFRDKFWWSLVLSIPVVIFSPMVAHLLGYHLPEFPGSTWIAPVLGTVIFFYGGLPFLQGAVRELKSRQPGMMTLISMAISVAFIASWATSLGWGLDLDFWWELALLIVIMLLGHWIEMRALGAASGALDALAALLPDTAERVNGAATSNDITEVAIGELAAGDVVLVRSGARVPADGVIVDGAAELDESMITGESAAVPRAVGDTVVAGTVATDSAIRVRVTAVGDQTALAGIQRLVAEAQASSSRAQALADRAAALLFYFAAGAGVLTFIAWMLLGSVDDAITRTVTVLVIACPHALGLAIPLVIAISTERAARAGVLVKNRLALERMRHVEVVLFDKTGTLTKGEHAVTDVAVAGGQQRGEVLRLAAATEQSSEHPVARAIVAAALAEAAQRADAAAPEDEARFGHVADFRSLTGIGVRAVVDGAEYAVGGPRLLADENLEVPAEMQQEVDGWKARGASVLYLVRAGSAAAAVPAAAVPAAAVPAAAVLGAFALQDEVRAESRAAIAALHARGIRVAMITGDAKQVADAVGADLDIDEVFAEVLPGDKAAQVAELQARGLTVAMVGDGVNDAPALARADVGIAIGAGTDVAVESAGVVLAANDPRAVLSIIELSHASYRKMIQNLVWAAGYNVISVPLAAGVLAGVGFVLSPAAGAVLMSLSTIVVALNAQLLRRINLDPARLAPAVRGQRAPVA, via the coding sequence ATGCAGAACGAGACACGACACGGGGCGGATGACGCGCACACGAGCCATGCCAGCCACGAGATGACCGGCCACTACCCGGGCTCGCACGAGCACGGTGCCCACGACATGGCCGCCCACGAGCACGCCGGCCACGACATGAGCGGCCACGCCGGCCACGACATGGACGACCACGCCGTGCACTCGCATGGCGAGCACGCCGGGCACAGCGTCGCGATGTTCCGCGACAAGTTCTGGTGGAGCCTGGTGCTCTCCATCCCCGTCGTGATCTTCAGCCCGATGGTCGCGCACCTGCTCGGCTACCACCTGCCCGAGTTCCCCGGATCCACCTGGATCGCCCCGGTGCTCGGCACCGTCATCTTCTTCTACGGCGGCCTGCCCTTCCTGCAGGGCGCGGTGCGCGAGCTCAAGAGCCGCCAGCCCGGCATGATGACGCTCATCTCGATGGCGATCTCGGTCGCCTTCATCGCCTCCTGGGCGACGAGCCTCGGCTGGGGGCTCGACCTCGACTTCTGGTGGGAGCTCGCGCTCCTCATCGTCATCATGCTGCTCGGCCACTGGATCGAGATGCGGGCACTCGGCGCGGCATCCGGGGCCCTCGACGCCCTCGCGGCCCTGCTGCCGGACACCGCCGAGAGAGTCAACGGCGCCGCCACCAGCAACGACATCACCGAGGTGGCCATCGGCGAGCTCGCCGCCGGCGACGTCGTGCTCGTGCGCTCCGGTGCCCGCGTCCCGGCCGACGGCGTGATCGTCGACGGCGCCGCCGAACTCGACGAGTCGATGATCACGGGGGAGTCCGCCGCCGTGCCGCGCGCCGTCGGCGACACGGTCGTGGCCGGCACCGTCGCCACCGACAGCGCCATCCGGGTGCGGGTGACCGCCGTCGGCGACCAGACCGCGCTCGCCGGCATCCAGCGCCTCGTCGCCGAGGCCCAGGCCTCCAGCTCGCGCGCCCAGGCGCTCGCCGACCGCGCCGCGGCGCTGCTGTTCTACTTCGCCGCCGGGGCCGGCGTCCTCACCTTCATCGCCTGGATGCTGCTCGGCAGCGTCGACGACGCCATCACCCGCACCGTCACGGTGCTCGTGATCGCCTGCCCGCACGCCCTCGGCCTGGCGATCCCGCTGGTCATCGCGATCTCGACCGAGCGCGCGGCCCGCGCCGGCGTGCTCGTGAAGAACCGCCTCGCCCTCGAGCGCATGCGCCACGTCGAGGTCGTGCTGTTCGACAAGACCGGCACCCTCACCAAGGGCGAGCACGCGGTGACGGATGTCGCCGTCGCCGGCGGTCAGCAGCGCGGCGAGGTGCTGCGCCTGGCCGCCGCGACCGAGCAGTCGAGCGAGCACCCGGTGGCCCGCGCCATCGTGGCCGCCGCGCTCGCCGAGGCCGCCCAGCGTGCGGATGCCGCCGCGCCAGAGGACGAGGCGCGCTTCGGCCACGTCGCCGACTTCCGTTCCCTCACCGGCATCGGCGTGCGCGCCGTCGTCGACGGCGCCGAGTACGCGGTCGGCGGCCCGCGCCTGCTCGCGGACGAGAACCTCGAGGTGCCGGCCGAAATGCAGCAGGAGGTCGACGGGTGGAAGGCCCGCGGCGCCTCCGTGCTGTACCTGGTGCGCGCCGGCTCCGCCGCGGCAGCCGTGCCCGCGGCAGCCGTGCCCGCGGCAGCCGTGCCCGCGGCCGCTGTGCTGGGCGCCTTCGCCCTGCAGGACGAGGTGCGCGCCGAGTCGCGCGCGGCCATCGCGGCACTGCACGCGCGCGGCATCCGGGTCGCCATGATCACGGGTGACGCCAAGCAGGTGGCGGATGCGGTCGGCGCCGACCTCGACATCGACGAGGTGTTCGCCGAGGTGCTGCCCGGCGACAAGGCCGCGCAGGTGGCCGAGCTGCAGGCGCGCGGACTCACGGTGGCGATGGTCGGCGACGGCGTGAACGACGCCCCCGCGCTGGCCCGCGCCGACGTCGGCATCGCGATCGGAGCCGGAACCGACGTGGCCGTCGAGTCGGCCGGCGTCGTGCTGGCCGCCAACGACCCGCGGGCCGTGCTCTCGATCATCGAGCTCTCGCACGCGAGCTACCGCAAGATGATCCAGAACCTGGTCTGGGCGGCCGGCTACAACGTCATCTCGGTGCCGCTGGCCGCCGGAGTGCTGGCCGGGGTCGGCTTCGTGCTCTCGCCCGCGGCAGGAGCCGTGCTGATGTCGCTCTCGACGATCGTCGTCGCGCTGAACGCCCAGCTGCTGCGCCGCATCAACCTCGACCCCGCGCGCCTCGCCCCGGCCGTGCGCGGGCAGCGCGCGCCGGTCGCCTGA
- a CDS encoding RNA polymerase sigma factor, which translates to MTGAAADAPDAAQAAASARRAVEAVWRIESGRLIATLVRFAGDVGQAEELAQDALVDALEQWPRSGVPRNPGAWLTTVAKRRAIDQWRRQAAFEHRAAALAEELRVADAAAEAAAAASGTAPAAAAASALAGAPLSVQTRPDLAVLQPIDDELLRLIFIACHPVLGRDARVALTLRLLGGLTAEQIARAFVVPTATIQQRIVRAKKALTAAGVPFEVPERAEFAARLDSVLAVVYLIYNEGYSASSGDDWMRPELCREALRLGRVLAELLPREPEVHGLVALMEIQSSRLGARTTREGEPILLLEQDRGRWNQLLIRRGLAALERAERCAAARGTEPGGYQLQAEIAACHARALTADATDWAQIADIYARLARRVPSPVVDLNRAVALAMARGPAVGLVLVDALVAEGRLAGYHLLPSVRADLLQKLGRREEAREEYERAAALAGNERDRALLLNRARALGPRRG; encoded by the coding sequence ATGACGGGCGCCGCCGCGGACGCGCCGGACGCTGCGCAGGCCGCGGCATCCGCGCGCCGCGCCGTCGAGGCCGTGTGGCGGATCGAGTCCGGCCGCCTGATCGCCACGCTGGTGCGCTTTGCCGGTGACGTCGGCCAGGCCGAGGAACTGGCCCAGGACGCCCTCGTCGACGCGCTCGAGCAGTGGCCGCGCTCCGGCGTCCCACGCAACCCGGGGGCCTGGCTCACCACCGTCGCCAAGCGCCGGGCGATCGACCAGTGGCGCCGGCAGGCCGCGTTCGAGCACCGGGCCGCGGCGCTCGCCGAGGAGCTGCGGGTCGCGGATGCCGCGGCCGAGGCGGCCGCCGCGGCATCCGGAACCGCGCCGGCCGCCGCCGCCGCGAGCGCGCTGGCCGGGGCCCCGCTGTCGGTGCAGACCCGACCGGACCTCGCCGTGCTGCAGCCGATCGACGACGAGCTGCTGCGGCTGATCTTCATCGCCTGCCACCCGGTGCTCGGCCGCGACGCCCGGGTCGCGCTCACCCTGCGCCTGCTCGGCGGGCTCACGGCCGAGCAGATCGCCCGGGCCTTCGTCGTGCCGACCGCGACCATTCAGCAGCGCATCGTGCGCGCCAAGAAGGCGCTGACCGCCGCCGGGGTGCCGTTCGAGGTGCCGGAGCGGGCCGAGTTCGCCGCCCGGCTCGACTCGGTGCTCGCCGTGGTCTACCTGATCTACAACGAGGGCTACTCGGCCAGCTCCGGCGACGACTGGATGCGGCCGGAGCTCTGCCGGGAGGCTCTGCGGCTCGGCCGCGTGCTCGCCGAGCTGCTGCCGCGGGAGCCCGAGGTGCACGGGCTCGTCGCCCTGATGGAGATCCAGTCCTCGCGGCTGGGCGCGCGCACCACGCGGGAGGGCGAGCCGATCCTGCTGCTCGAACAGGACCGCGGCCGCTGGAACCAGCTGCTGATCCGGCGCGGCCTCGCCGCCCTCGAGCGGGCGGAGCGCTGCGCGGCCGCCCGCGGGACCGAGCCCGGGGGCTACCAGCTGCAGGCCGAGATCGCCGCCTGCCATGCCCGCGCGCTGACGGCGGATGCCACCGACTGGGCGCAGATCGCCGACATCTATGCGCGGCTGGCCCGGCGGGTGCCCTCGCCCGTCGTCGACCTCAACCGCGCGGTCGCGCTCGCGATGGCGCGCGGGCCGGCCGTCGGGCTCGTGCTGGTGGACGCGCTCGTCGCCGAGGGCCGGCTCGCCGGCTACCACCTGCTGCCGAGCGTGCGCGCCGACCTCTTGCAGAAACTGGGTCGGCGGGAGGAAGCTCGGGAGGAGTACGAGCGCGCGGCGGCGCTCGCCGGCAACGAGCGAGACCGCGCCCTGCTGCTGAACCGGGCCCGTGCGCTCGGACCGCGACGCGGCTGA
- a CDS encoding YciI family protein — MKFMMLLQSDESNSVTNGPEEEALNRMGAYNEELLKAGVILAGEGLHPTSEGVRLTYDGDDRTVVDGPFTESKELLAGFWIIDVASKEEAIEWAKRIPLPEGQVEVRQVFELADFDQSNEYVQKEKAWREEMGTSRTA; from the coding sequence ATGAAGTTCATGATGCTGCTGCAGTCCGACGAGTCCAACTCCGTCACCAACGGCCCGGAGGAGGAGGCGCTCAACCGGATGGGCGCGTACAACGAGGAGCTCCTCAAGGCCGGCGTGATCCTGGCCGGCGAGGGCCTGCACCCGACGTCGGAGGGCGTGCGCCTGACCTATGACGGCGACGACCGCACCGTGGTCGACGGCCCGTTCACCGAGTCGAAGGAGCTGCTGGCCGGCTTCTGGATCATCGACGTCGCCTCCAAGGAGGAGGCGATCGAGTGGGCCAAGCGCATCCCGCTGCCGGAGGGCCAGGTGGAGGTGCGCCAGGTGTTCGAGCTCGCCGACTTCGACCAGAGCAACGAGTACGTGCAGAAGGAGAAGGCCTGGCGCGAGGAGATGGGCACGTCGCGCACCGCGTGA
- a CDS encoding ArsR/SmtB family transcription factor, with product MSAAPSGARPAPLTAVFAALGDDTRWQILVRLGAEPASASALSTEFPISRQALAKQLEVLRGAGLVEAERHGRELRYRAVGAALGEAARRLERVASGWDERLASIKAAAEAAAPAEAGAERRGE from the coding sequence ATGAGTGCTGCGCCGTCTGGGGCCCGGCCGGCCCCGCTGACCGCCGTCTTCGCCGCCCTCGGCGACGACACCCGATGGCAGATCCTGGTGCGACTGGGCGCGGAGCCGGCCTCAGCGTCGGCACTGAGCACGGAGTTCCCGATCAGCAGGCAGGCCCTCGCCAAGCAGCTCGAGGTGCTGCGCGGAGCCGGCCTGGTCGAGGCCGAGCGGCACGGCCGCGAGCTGCGCTACCGGGCCGTCGGCGCCGCGCTCGGCGAGGCCGCACGGCGGCTCGAGCGGGTGGCCAGCGGCTGGGATGAGCGGCTCGCCTCGATCAAGGCCGCCGCGGAGGCCGCTGCACCCGCCGAGGCGGGTGCAGAGCGGCGCGGGGAGTAG
- a CDS encoding SRPBCC domain-containing protein — MTETVERDELDSIERSIEIDASAERVWALIAEPGWYINTGTVVEHEIRQEDGYVVVIDPTYGEFPLRTVALEPPRYAAFRWFNLEGVDRSGSDATEATTLVEFWISERPGGVTLRVLETGFAALPVDAAKRRAALENNTEGWEVELDAAKAHLEAAAV; from the coding sequence ATGACCGAGACAGTGGAGCGCGACGAGCTGGACAGCATCGAGCGCAGCATCGAGATTGACGCCAGTGCCGAGAGGGTCTGGGCGCTGATCGCGGAGCCGGGCTGGTACATCAACACCGGCACCGTCGTCGAGCACGAGATCCGCCAGGAGGACGGCTACGTCGTGGTGATTGACCCGACGTACGGCGAGTTCCCGCTGCGCACCGTCGCCCTCGAGCCCCCGCGCTACGCCGCCTTCCGATGGTTCAACCTCGAGGGCGTCGACCGCTCGGGCTCGGATGCCACGGAGGCGACGACCCTCGTCGAGTTCTGGATCAGCGAGCGGCCGGGCGGCGTCACCCTGCGCGTGCTGGAGACCGGGTTCGCCGCGCTCCCCGTCGACGCGGCCAAGCGCCGCGCCGCCCTCGAGAACAACACGGAGGGCTGGGAGGTCGAGCTCGACGCGGCCAAGGCCCACCTCGAAGCGGCCGCGGTATGA
- a CDS encoding DUF6226 family protein: protein MSAQEDLFDGPAVPMPEPGGGSFGWAIFSAEADAAPVAVPAPVRHVEGYTPFLAFAREHGVSPAGLAGDPLALLRFAQRHSAALNEDPRLRAAATVFLGNTIAALRTDANWRAIGVGRPGEVGAGRMSFDVGSILDAITAIPPNSAGTVAGSDTPPPEGAAAMLAEWAAAEQDDARDAAAQERRLERLRAWSAPQPAPSGAPRYTRPILPATDYSDTAGQPIPYGNRWGADGPDPDSYSRVSHPERFAGLHTVTNALIDYLQQAYAVSVRRESAVPDAPGGGFDPPLLHAQDDVVEVVRVVPESPDAAPLSFAFTAFPGVFVEAGVLHTFPHPICGCDACDDTVEAQAEELEELVLAVVNGAYAEELGSGPGAEVSHSLVFFDEDGAQTGSRSGSGGAPTTVSAERLAAASATLAALPHGWRAWPRRG from the coding sequence ATGAGCGCGCAGGAGGATCTGTTCGACGGCCCGGCCGTGCCAATGCCGGAGCCCGGTGGCGGCAGCTTCGGCTGGGCGATCTTTAGCGCGGAGGCGGATGCCGCACCCGTCGCCGTCCCGGCCCCGGTTCGCCACGTCGAGGGCTACACCCCCTTCCTCGCCTTCGCGCGGGAACACGGGGTCAGCCCCGCCGGTCTCGCCGGCGACCCGCTCGCCCTGCTGCGCTTCGCCCAGAGGCACAGCGCCGCGCTGAACGAGGACCCGCGGCTGCGCGCGGCGGCGACGGTCTTCCTCGGCAACACCATCGCCGCACTGCGGACAGATGCGAACTGGCGCGCGATCGGGGTGGGGCGGCCGGGCGAGGTCGGTGCCGGGCGGATGAGCTTTGACGTCGGGAGCATTCTCGATGCGATCACCGCGATACCGCCGAACAGCGCCGGCACGGTCGCGGGCTCCGACACACCGCCGCCAGAGGGCGCCGCCGCGATGCTCGCTGAGTGGGCCGCCGCAGAACAGGACGACGCACGCGACGCCGCCGCGCAGGAGCGCCGGCTTGAGCGACTGCGCGCCTGGTCGGCGCCGCAGCCCGCGCCATCCGGGGCTCCGCGCTACACCCGGCCGATCCTGCCCGCAACCGACTACTCCGATACCGCTGGGCAGCCGATCCCCTATGGCAACCGCTGGGGCGCGGACGGCCCGGACCCCGACAGCTACAGCCGGGTCAGCCACCCCGAGCGCTTCGCCGGGCTGCACACCGTCACGAACGCCCTGATCGACTATCTCCAGCAGGCCTACGCGGTGAGCGTGCGGCGCGAGAGCGCGGTGCCCGACGCCCCCGGCGGCGGCTTCGACCCGCCGCTGCTGCACGCGCAGGACGACGTGGTCGAGGTCGTGCGGGTCGTCCCGGAGAGCCCGGATGCCGCGCCGCTCAGCTTCGCGTTCACCGCGTTCCCCGGCGTCTTCGTCGAGGCCGGCGTGCTGCACACCTTCCCGCACCCGATCTGCGGCTGCGACGCCTGCGACGACACCGTCGAGGCGCAGGCCGAGGAGCTCGAGGAGCTCGTGCTGGCGGTGGTGAACGGCGCCTACGCGGAGGAGCTGGGCTCCGGGCCGGGCGCCGAGGTGAGCCACAGCCTCGTGTTCTTCGACGAGGACGGGGCACAGACCGGCTCCCGCAGCGGCAGCGGGGGCGCCCCGACGACGGTGTCGGCCGAGCGGCTGGCTGCGGCATCCGCCACCCTGGCCGCACTGCCCCACGGCTGGCGGGCCTGGCCGCGGCGCGGCTGA
- a CDS encoding sulfatase family protein has translation MKTPSKRPNIVLILTDDHAAHAISAYGSVVNQTPRIDEIAALGRRIDHCYCTNALCTPSRASILTGTHSHVNGVTTLDTPIDASQTTFVSLLKAQGYRTGIVGKWHMGEGEGHDPQDFDYWAVLREQGEYFNPQILSADGIRIEPGYATDIITDLSMDWVNSLEGEEPWCLLIHHKAPHRSWEPDEKHQGMYAGQRIPVPATFDDDYAGRSSAAKHATMRVAEYLTMKDLKVAPPEGLTPEELGLWKYQRYMEDYLACVASVDDNVGRVTDWLRERGDFDDTLLMYTSDQGFFLGDHGWFDKRFMYEESILMPLVLSYPNAIEPGEPLEQMVTNVDFAQTILEAAGVEPAERMQGVSFWPQLTHSPDAPTRDGVYYRYYENDDQHHHALAHYGIRTERYKLIYFYNDGMGLPGSSEHVYPPEWELYDMQLDPEELVNVYHSAEYAHVIDELTVQLWQLQASLGDEPHHSQPVPAGLERAEPAA, from the coding sequence ATGAAGACACCCAGCAAGCGCCCCAACATTGTGCTGATCCTGACCGACGACCACGCCGCGCACGCGATCAGCGCGTACGGCTCGGTGGTCAACCAGACCCCGCGCATCGATGAGATCGCCGCGTTGGGGCGTCGCATCGACCACTGCTACTGCACCAACGCGTTGTGCACGCCGAGCCGGGCGTCGATCCTGACCGGCACGCACAGTCACGTCAACGGTGTGACGACGCTGGACACCCCGATCGACGCCTCGCAGACGACGTTCGTGTCGCTGCTGAAGGCGCAGGGCTACCGCACGGGCATCGTCGGCAAGTGGCACATGGGCGAGGGCGAGGGGCACGACCCGCAGGACTTCGACTACTGGGCGGTGCTGCGCGAGCAGGGCGAGTACTTCAATCCGCAGATCCTCAGCGCCGACGGCATCCGGATCGAGCCGGGCTACGCCACGGACATCATCACCGACCTGTCGATGGACTGGGTCAACTCCCTAGAGGGGGAGGAGCCGTGGTGCCTGCTCATCCACCACAAGGCGCCGCACCGCTCCTGGGAGCCGGACGAGAAGCACCAGGGCATGTACGCCGGCCAGCGGATCCCGGTGCCGGCCACGTTCGACGACGACTACGCCGGCCGTTCCAGCGCCGCCAAGCACGCGACGATGCGGGTCGCCGAATACCTGACCATGAAAGACCTCAAGGTCGCGCCGCCGGAGGGGCTCACCCCGGAGGAGCTGGGGCTGTGGAAGTACCAGCGCTATATGGAGGACTACCTGGCCTGCGTGGCCTCGGTCGACGACAACGTCGGCCGGGTCACCGACTGGCTGCGGGAGCGCGGCGACTTCGACGACACCCTGCTGATGTACACCTCGGACCAGGGCTTCTTCCTCGGCGACCACGGCTGGTTCGACAAGCGGTTCATGTACGAGGAGTCGATCCTGATGCCGCTGGTGCTGAGCTACCCGAACGCGATCGAGCCGGGCGAGCCGCTGGAGCAGATGGTGACGAACGTCGACTTCGCCCAGACGATCCTGGAGGCGGCCGGAGTGGAGCCGGCCGAGCGAATGCAGGGGGTGAGCTTCTGGCCGCAGCTGACGCACTCGCCGGACGCGCCCACCCGGGACGGCGTGTACTACCGGTACTACGAGAACGACGACCAGCACCACCACGCGCTGGCGCACTACGGCATCCGCACCGAGCGGTACAAGCTGATCTACTTCTACAACGACGGAATGGGGCTGCCCGGCAGCTCCGAGCACGTCTACCCGCCGGAGTGGGAGCTCTACGACATGCAGCTCGATCCCGAGGAGCTGGTGAACGTCTACCACTCGGCCGAGTACGCGCACGTGATCGACGAGCTGACCGTGCAGTTGTGGCAGTTGCAGGCGTCACTCGGCGACGAGCCGCACCACAGCCAGCCGGTGCCCGCCGGGCTGGAGCGCGCGGAGCCGGCCGCCTAG